The following DNA comes from Erigeron canadensis isolate Cc75 chromosome 3, C_canadensis_v1, whole genome shotgun sequence.
TGAGAAAGTATCAGTTGCAAGAATTGAAGAAACCAATTATATTTGCTGACAATCACGACTACCACACACACTCATCTTTTGCATGTTCATGTGTGCAGATGGCAGTTGTCCGATTTCTTAGCAGCTTATAATGCAGAAGCAACAAGAAATGTTTATAAAGTATCAAAGGGCTGTTTGGTTAGCAGAGATGTGGACCCCATAAGATCCAAAATAGCTGAGAGGCGTAGTGCTTTGACATCCAATGGCAAAGTTGCATATCTTTTGGTTATTGAGCGTACGAAATTGCAGAAATTTTCCGACTCTGAAGGGACTGATGCTCTTGTGGAAAGATTGGTTGAGGTAATACACTGATATATCTTGGCTGATGAAGTCTGCTAATCAGAACTCCAGCCTCTCTTTGAGCTGGACTCCGACATTTGACTTTGATGTCAAACATGCTGTTAATTCCAACTTGAGAATTGAAACCGTTTCCTCAagaattttgaaaaaagttGTAAGCCAAAGAATTTGTAACATATACCTGATAGAAAGATTCGAGTTTAtgctttctttttaattataaaactaaaaagaagTCCAGATGACCTTAAAAgtcaaaaacaattttagtttGTCTTGAATTTGCAATAGATGGAGCACATAAACTGTACTTTATTGTCATACAGATTAACAATGTTTGACttgtttaaaaatgtttgaCTTGGATCATTTCATAACTCAATCCGCGAACTTACGTTTAACTCAATCCGTGAATTTACGTAACTTTGGGTCTGTTATTCAATTCCATGGCATTATTCATATTTACAGAGTTTCTTCTTATATGGTGTTTGTACAAGGTTTAGGATCCACAACAATTCTATGTTTATGGAAGTTTCTTTAGAGGTCACATTACCTTTTTCTCCTCAGTGCAAACTGCAGAGCATACTCTACAATATCTGATCACCAAGTTTTCATGTTTGCAGATTGAAAATTGTCAAGCGACACCTTTGATTTTGGTTTGTCCTGAGAACACAATCGACACATTTCAAAACTTGATGGCAGACAATGACCACTTCGGCTTTGACCCTGAAAAGGTTATACAATTTTCAAGATGAAACCCTATTTCTCTAATATCTTTCCatgtttgataaaatggtaTCACGTCACTTTCTCAAGCACCAACATACACAGCGCATGTGTgagctttttaattttttgaaatctCTGCAATACTGCTAACTTATGCAACAGTAAGCTGTATGGTACAAGTATTTTAAAACTACTTTGTTTCCTGGGTGTTTAACAGGTCTGGATCTTGGAAGAAGAAAAGTTACCAGTTGTAAGTTCTTCACTGGGAGAAAACAGTAAACACAAGATCTTGATGAAATCACCCTGGGAAATACTCCAAACACCAGTTGGATCTGGAGGTGTTATCAGCTTACTTTCAACCCGCAACATGTTAGAGTCTCTTACTGCAATGGGTATCGAGTATATTGAGGTAATACATAATTCTAAGTGCCAACAAAAATACGATTTTTTCGATCCTCAAGttagattttctttttaactacAACACAACAGtaaattttttcttctttcattcGACATGATTAGATTCTCACAAACTGACaagcatatatattatatgcttTCCATCCAATTGTCTGATTTGAGGTGGCATCTGACCAAGTTAAGTGACATATAGTATATGACATCTGCTTTAGTTGCACATATAGAGAAAATGATCATATTGGACTTTCATTATTTTGTTAGAGGAAAATGgacgggttgggtaatggggTTTGGTTGAACTGGTAGTTGGTATGGTTTGTTTGAcctaaaaatttcattttttaagtaGCTTGTGTGTCAATTGATTACATACTAACAAATCTTTATACTAACGGGGACTTTCAACCGTTTGAACTATTCGACCTGTTTCCTAGCTTTTTTTCTTTGTacacccatttgacccgttaaagataaaaaccaaccaaaatcgagttattcataagtaaatggtcGAAATTCTCACCTCTAGTATATTTCGTCTTAAATTGTATCCTGATAAGTGACGTTTGGTTCATTGTGAGGatcttttttcaaaattattaaattaacaaTGTTCGGCAGATATCTAGTGTTGATCAGAGATATGTTGGTGGGGAGAACCTACTTGGTTTGGTGGATTTAACTGAAGCTCAGGTTGgaataaaaacatttaatggCATCGATGGTGTTGATGATGATTTCTACGTGGTTCTTTCTATCAAGTTTTTGACACAGCTAACAAAGCGGATAAATGATATGCTCTTTCATGCCGTTTTAAGCCCAAACCAGCATGCGGAGATGGTTGAAAAAGAGTGGGTCGACATAACACCCTCAGCACATAACTCATATGAGTTTCATTCTTCAATTTATACTTGTTTGAAAGGTTGTTCTTTTGAGAAGATTTGTGTAATGGAGGTTGTAGATTAGATACATCATATAGAACACTGGTTAATAGGTAGGCATCAATCGGTCTTTAGCTTAatactttatatctataatctctATGATGTGCAGTATAGAATTTCGTACATAAATTAAGTTGATTACTTCAGGAaatgaactttaaaattttCCTCTGAAATGTGAGCTATTTTTGAGAGAATCCTGGCATTTGTGATGATTTTTGTATCAATTTGTTCAGTGTTAAATATAAGTACTCGTGTTTTGGTGATTTGCATCTTATGCAAAGAATACCAAGTATAAATTTGAATAGGCATATGAAATTACTtcacaaataaaaagaaaatctcCTACATAGACATTAACACTACATACACAACACTAATCATCCTAGTTGCCCAACCAACCCAAAGCCAACCGTGAATACACAAGACACCTACCTGGTAAAAATGTCATTCTTAAGGAGTTCATTCCATTGATGTTTTTTTTACCATATTCTATTGGGTTAGAGGTACACATTCAATCTCTATATGTAGTTCACCACTCTCAACATTTTGCAGTTTGAGAACAATGTCTTGCTTTGCCTTTCCTTCCGTCACTGTGATCGCACCATTATTGACAAGGGTGTTTTTGTCTTTTCCATCTGCCATTTTTTCAAGCTGCGTTGATGGGTCTTTGACATTACCATTCTCCAAAGCTTTGGCAGCAGAGATTAAGGGTTGGATATCAATCTCAGCCTCACCCATAGGATCATCGGTTGAAAATTTATCCTTGTCAAAGACGTTCTGCATTATTTAAAAACTTCTTAGCCACGTTAATTATAGCAGGGGCAACGTCAACTCGTTTATGTGAAATGGGTAAGTTGGGCTTTCTTTATTGGCAACAAGTTTAAAGGTAGAATAAAGAAAACTTGGCTAATAGGAAAATGGTTAAACAGGTTAGAAGTTGTTCATGACCAGTTCATTATATAGATGATAGTTTTTGTCATCATGGTCATTACTTGTGGAATTACAAAAACTCACAAATGTGTGGCAGTTTCACAATTCACACAACAGGGCATGGAAAACTTTTCCCTGTTACCAACCCATTTCTGACCCATAAGAATATCTCGAGTAATGATATATCCTCCTAAAAAATGCTCCTTAAAATTAAACACTTTACTTTCAATTCCAGGAAGCCTTTCATAATACAATCTAAACAAAATTGACTTACCACTTTCAGAGGTGGCAAATTGTCCGGAATTGATAACATTAATCTTTCATTCCAGACAGGATTGAGGTTACTCTTTATAACTCGTGTCTTCACCGACTGCAGGCAAAACACAAAATCTTCCTCATTTTTCACATCAACATGTATTTTGCTCACTACTTTTATGTAcccattttattctttttaccaAGATGCAGACTTACTTGATTTCCTAATGAGAGCATAACATAAGGATCACTACTCCTCACATCTCGGATAACAAGGTCGGTGCCTCTGACCACATTGACTTTTATCAAGCCAACAAATTCCACCATACCTGCCTATaaacaagatatcaagcatcagAAATATAGGTTCAAAAATTTTTCTAATGCAGACTGTAATGGTACAGGATAGAACTTCTGTGTGATCAGAATTATTGATGTTAAAAGCCAGAACATATAAAATTGAGTCTATCACACTAGCCCCTGCCCAAGTACAAACGTTCCAGTGACTATTTTGGTTAAAGCTTAATAGTATTACTTAAATTTATATAGGATAACCCACTTACGAATGAATGGATTCGACATTCGAGTGATTAtatctctaatgggtcaaacaagTAATATAATGAAACCAACTAAAAAAGAAATAGGTTCAATATGTTGTATGTTGCCAAAATGTATTTGTAATGCTTAAATCTTTGTAAATCATTTAGGTCAGAATTCTGCATTATCTTTGTAACAATATGATATTTGATATACTAATTATTTATAAGATATTCTAAAAAATGAAGACATATACTTTTTCTGGATAACCATAATCATGTCAAAAAATAATGACTAGGAAGAGAAATACAGTTAATAAGATAACTTGTGCTATGGTTTATTGTTTTGGGCTAACCAAGCCATTTTAATCCGCAAAAAAAACTTACCATTTGGaaccattttgccacctctagttttaacaaaagaaacattACTTCCTCCCATTTTAAAAAGAAGTGATGATTAGATATCATAGTACCAAGACCATGAAGCAAAGTCATTACCGTTGAATTACTTTTCTTTGCAACCAGTTCAGCATCTTTTCTTTTCCTGGTGTTGAGAAATGCTTGGCCAATACCATGTAAACGCATACTGTTTAGATACTTCTTATCGACTACAGAATTCAACCCTGTTGTACTGCAGTGGAACGCGGCTGGATTGAAGGGGCAAGACAGTTGTTCCTCAGGGTTTAAAAACTGTTGCATTACGTACTTTCTCCTGAGTATGGATCAATATCAGAGATGGAAATTGTAGCCATTTACATATCAATGGACTAATTTGAGCCCtgacgggtcaaatgggtaacaAGGAAATGTTAGCAAAGAAGGATACAAGTCAAAGTGGGCCATAATACCTCCTAAATCCCTTCATTCTAAAATTTggtgtattattattattataaattatatagctTATGTAGTCACTTTGAACAcattattttcacattttttttggaaaggtgGGGTTTAAGTG
Coding sequences within:
- the LOC122594662 gene encoding probable ADP-ribosylation factor GTPase-activating protein AGD11 — protein: MQLSGTIKMQRNQRAADSDHVSGASLFDLLHLDDEEKCSNDLDGATQSASSKGRLASFLSKSGNELCADCGSPNPKWVSANLGAFVCIKCSGVHRSLGVHISKILSVNLDEWTEEDIDNVIKLGGNAAVNSKYEDSIPSNRRKPQPDSPIEERTDFIKRKYVMQQFLNPEEQLSCPFNPAAFHCSTTGLNSVVDKKYLNSMRLHGIGQAFLNTRKRKDAELVAKKSNSTAGMVEFVGLIKVNVVRGTDLVIRDVRSSDPYVMLSLGNQSVKTRVIKSNLNPVWNERLMLSIPDNLPPLKVNVFDKDKFSTDDPMGEAEIDIQPLISAAKALENGNVKDPSTQLEKMADGKDKNTLVNNGAITVTEGKAKQDIVLKLQNVESGELHIEIECVPLTQ